The following coding sequences are from one Sphingobium sp. Cam5-1 window:
- a CDS encoding isochorismatase family protein has protein sequence MTIKATPTPGKSLIAANDHTLVMIDFQSQMAFATKSISTELLRNNAALVANAAAGFKVSTILTTVAADSFSGPMFSEITDAFPGQPLLDRTSMNTWEDAAVIDEVNRIGKERLVFAGLWTSVCIVGPVASAIDQGFDVYVITDACGDISEEAHERAVERMTQLGAKPMTSLQYLLELQRDWARTETYDMTTGFAKKWGGAYGLGITYAKTMFNASEGAH, from the coding sequence ATGACCATTAAAGCCACCCCGACCCCCGGCAAATCCCTCATCGCGGCCAACGATCATACCCTGGTCATGATCGACTTCCAGTCGCAGATGGCCTTCGCCACCAAGTCGATCTCCACCGAACTGCTACGCAACAATGCCGCGTTGGTCGCCAATGCCGCCGCCGGTTTCAAGGTATCGACCATTCTGACCACCGTCGCCGCCGACAGCTTCTCCGGCCCGATGTTCAGCGAGATCACCGACGCCTTCCCCGGCCAGCCCCTGCTCGACCGCACGTCGATGAATACCTGGGAAGATGCCGCCGTTATCGACGAGGTGAACCGCATCGGCAAGGAGCGCCTTGTTTTCGCCGGCCTGTGGACGAGCGTCTGCATCGTCGGGCCAGTCGCCTCGGCCATCGATCAAGGCTTCGACGTCTATGTCATCACCGATGCCTGCGGCGACATTTCGGAAGAAGCCCATGAACGCGCTGTTGAGCGCATGACCCAGCTGGGCGCCAAGCCGATGACCTCGCTCCAGTATCTTCTCGAACTGCAGCGCGACTGGGCCCGGACCGAGACCTACGACATGACGACCGGCTTCGCGAAGAAGTGGGGCGGCGCCTATGGCCTGGGAATCACCTACGCCAAGACCATGTTCAATGCATCCGAAGGCGCGCACTAA
- a CDS encoding NAD(P)H-hydrate dehydratase, whose product MTPKALDSEWLRAHPLPIPDHDTDKNGRGRVLVVGGAEFVPGALRLTGEAALRAGAGKLQMATVRSAAMSLGVLVPEAAMTALPAEENGEIAAGAAERLAPQLARCDALVLGPGMSVSSQTGELVAAILAVTDPPVTIVLDAAALTSARELRSTVAGHEGHIILTPHHGEMAILTGQNVEAVSAAPAKIALQVAAEFQAVVILKGDRSVVAAPDGACLLHEGGCVGLATGGSGDVLAGIVGGLAARGADPLRAAAWGSWLHGRAGRELARTMGPVGFLARELLPLIPGLLEEPGNS is encoded by the coding sequence ATGACGCCAAAGGCTCTCGATAGTGAATGGTTGCGCGCGCACCCCCTGCCGATCCCCGACCATGACACCGACAAGAATGGGCGGGGTCGTGTGTTGGTTGTTGGCGGCGCGGAATTCGTGCCGGGCGCGCTGCGGTTGACGGGCGAGGCGGCATTGCGCGCGGGTGCTGGAAAATTGCAGATGGCGACGGTGCGCTCTGCCGCCATGTCGCTGGGCGTGCTGGTTCCCGAAGCCGCGATGACGGCGCTGCCTGCGGAGGAGAATGGTGAGATCGCCGCCGGAGCGGCTGAGCGTCTGGCGCCGCAGCTCGCCCGCTGTGACGCGCTGGTTCTGGGGCCGGGGATGAGCGTGAGTTCCCAGACGGGTGAACTGGTCGCTGCCATATTGGCCGTCACCGATCCGCCGGTCACCATCGTCCTCGACGCGGCGGCGCTGACCTCTGCGCGCGAGTTGCGATCGACCGTCGCCGGGCATGAGGGGCATATCATCCTGACGCCTCATCATGGCGAGATGGCTATCCTGACCGGGCAAAACGTCGAGGCCGTGTCGGCGGCTCCCGCGAAGATCGCGCTACAAGTGGCGGCGGAATTTCAGGCGGTGGTCATCCTGAAGGGCGACCGCAGCGTAGTCGCGGCTCCGGATGGCGCCTGCCTGTTGCATGAGGGCGGTTGCGTCGGCCTGGCTACCGGCGGTTCGGGCGATGTGCTGGCCGGGATCGTCGGCGGTTTGGCGGCGCGCGGTGCGGACCCGTTGCGGGCGGCCGCCTGGGGCAGCTGGCTGCACGGCCGGGCAGGGCGCGAACTCGCCCGCACCATGGGGCCTGTCGGATTTCTGGCGCGCGAATTGCTGCCGCTGATTCCCGGCCTACTGGAAGAGCCTGGCAACAGCTAA
- a CDS encoding histidine phosphatase family protein: MASLHWPSQLIIVRHGQSAGNVARDAATEAQSDRIALSVRDADVPLSGLGREQAQALGHWFGSEAEDQRPEVLLSSPYLRAFQTAQIFREVGGAAAEEPICFDERLREKEFGILDGLTTTGIRNLETDQYEFRQMLGKFYHRPPGGESWCDVILRLRSVMDTISLHYAGRRVMIFTHQVVVLCLRYIIEGLNEAEILAIDRAGDVANCAISDYVYDPSHGRNGGLVLRRYNVTAPMEEEETPVTREPDAIAGARG; this comes from the coding sequence GTGGCGTCACTTCATTGGCCTAGCCAGCTCATCATCGTACGTCATGGCCAGAGCGCCGGAAATGTGGCGCGCGACGCCGCAACTGAAGCACAGTCCGATCGCATAGCCTTGTCCGTGCGGGATGCGGACGTTCCGTTAAGTGGATTGGGCCGTGAACAGGCGCAGGCACTAGGCCATTGGTTCGGCAGCGAGGCCGAAGATCAAAGGCCGGAGGTTCTGTTGTCGTCCCCCTATCTGCGCGCATTTCAGACTGCGCAGATTTTCCGCGAGGTTGGCGGAGCCGCCGCCGAGGAACCGATCTGCTTCGATGAACGGCTGCGGGAAAAGGAATTCGGCATTTTGGACGGGCTGACGACGACGGGCATCCGCAATCTGGAGACCGACCAGTATGAATTCCGCCAGATGCTCGGAAAATTCTATCACCGGCCGCCGGGCGGAGAGAGCTGGTGCGATGTCATCCTGCGGCTCCGGTCGGTGATGGACACCATATCGCTGCATTATGCCGGACGACGCGTGATGATCTTCACGCATCAGGTCGTGGTGCTGTGCCTTCGCTATATCATCGAAGGGTTGAATGAAGCGGAGATACTGGCGATCGACCGGGCTGGCGATGTGGCGAACTGCGCGATCAGCGATTATGTTTATGACCCTTCCCATGGGCGCAATGGCGGGCTGGTGCTGCGCCGTTACAATGTGACCGCGCCGATGGAGGAAGAGGAGACCCCCGTTACACGCGAACCCGATGCCATCGCCGGAGCACGGGGATGA
- a CDS encoding MgtC/SapB family protein → MSDNFSVLPHLVPIVIAYCLALPIGWNRERAERSAGLRTFPLVAVASCGFVQTVEGMMAQDPAALARVLEGVIAGIGFLGGGAILQQRHAVKGTATAASLWITGAIGVAAGLGTYDVAVVLTGFTLLTFWVMAPLKPEENERDVEEKISEPGAPR, encoded by the coding sequence ATGAGCGACAATTTTTCAGTGCTGCCGCATCTGGTCCCTATCGTCATCGCCTATTGCCTGGCTTTGCCTATCGGCTGGAACCGGGAGCGGGCGGAACGCAGCGCTGGTTTGCGCACCTTTCCGCTGGTCGCTGTCGCCAGCTGTGGCTTTGTGCAGACGGTGGAAGGGATGATGGCGCAGGACCCGGCGGCGCTTGCCCGTGTGCTGGAAGGCGTGATCGCGGGCATCGGATTTCTGGGTGGCGGCGCGATCCTGCAGCAGAGACATGCCGTCAAGGGCACCGCGACCGCCGCGAGCCTGTGGATCACGGGGGCGATTGGCGTTGCAGCGGGGCTTGGCACCTATGATGTAGCGGTGGTTCTCACCGGCTTCACGCTGCTGACTTTCTGGGTCATGGCGCCGCTCAAGCCCGAGGAGAATGAACGGGACGTGGAAGAAAAGATCAGCGAGCCCGGCGCGCCGCGTTGA
- a CDS encoding amidohydrolase yields MMNRRQLLGSVAATTTLLATSESFAMTHTDLILTNAKITTLDRENPQAQAVAIRDGKFLAVGSEQEVRAVAAPDARVIDAGGRRLIPGLIDSHIHVIRGGLNYNMELRWEGVPTLADAMAMLKKQAENTPPPQWVRVVGGFTEHQFTEKRLPTLAEINAAAPDTPVFILHLYDRALLNAAALRAVGYTKDTPNPPGGEIVRDAAGNPTGLLLAQPNATILYATLAKGPKLPQDYQLNSTKHFMRELNSLGVTSVIDAGGGSQNYPDDYEVIDKLHKDGELTLRIAYNLFTQKPKEELKDFASWSTQIKPGDGDDSYRHNGAGEMLVYSAADFEDFRVARPDMPPEMEGDLEPVIRLLAERRWPWRLHATYDQTISRALDVFEKVNRDIPLKGLNWFFDHAETISERNIDRIAALGGGIAVQHRMAFQGEYFVERYGAKAAETTPPIKRMMDAGVPVGAGTDATRVASYNPWVSLSWLVTSKTVGGLTLYPTRNRLDRETALRLWTEKNSWFSNEVGKKGQIKVGQLADLALLSDDYFSVPESEIAHLHSVLTVLGGKIVYGEGSFGPLAPEAPKAMPDWSPVATFGGHWRRDEAAKKLASACGCASACNVHGHDHAAALGGSMPTADVQSFWGVMGCGCWAV; encoded by the coding sequence ATGATGAACCGCCGCCAGCTGCTTGGCAGCGTTGCCGCCACTACCACCCTTCTCGCCACCTCCGAAAGTTTCGCCATGACCCACACCGACCTGATCCTGACCAACGCAAAGATAACCACCCTCGACCGCGAAAATCCGCAGGCGCAGGCGGTGGCGATCCGCGACGGCAAGTTTCTCGCCGTCGGCTCCGAGCAGGAAGTGCGCGCAGTCGCAGCGCCCGATGCCCGCGTCATCGACGCCGGTGGCCGCCGCCTGATCCCGGGCCTCATCGACAGCCATATTCACGTCATTCGCGGCGGCCTGAACTATAATATGGAACTGCGCTGGGAAGGCGTGCCGACGCTCGCCGACGCCATGGCGATGCTGAAGAAGCAGGCCGAAAACACGCCGCCGCCGCAATGGGTCCGCGTGGTCGGCGGTTTCACCGAGCATCAGTTTACCGAGAAGCGCCTGCCGACACTGGCGGAGATAAATGCCGCCGCGCCAGATACGCCTGTCTTCATCCTCCACCTTTATGACCGTGCGCTCCTCAACGCCGCTGCGCTGCGCGCCGTCGGATACACAAAGGATACGCCCAATCCGCCGGGAGGCGAGATCGTTCGCGATGCGGCGGGCAACCCCACAGGCCTGCTGCTGGCCCAGCCCAACGCGACCATCCTCTATGCGACGCTGGCAAAGGGTCCGAAGCTGCCGCAGGATTATCAGCTCAACTCCACCAAACATTTCATGCGGGAGCTGAATTCGCTGGGCGTTACCAGTGTGATCGACGCAGGCGGCGGGTCGCAGAATTACCCCGACGACTATGAAGTCATCGACAAGCTGCACAAGGACGGCGAGCTGACACTGCGCATCGCCTACAATCTGTTTACGCAGAAGCCGAAAGAAGAGCTGAAGGATTTCGCCAGCTGGTCAACGCAGATCAAGCCGGGCGATGGCGACGACAGCTATCGCCACAATGGCGCCGGGGAGATGCTGGTCTATTCGGCAGCGGACTTCGAAGATTTTCGTGTCGCCCGCCCCGATATGCCGCCGGAGATGGAAGGCGATCTCGAACCCGTCATCCGCTTGCTCGCCGAGCGCCGCTGGCCCTGGCGTCTCCATGCAACTTATGATCAGACCATCTCCCGCGCGCTGGACGTTTTCGAGAAGGTGAACCGCGATATCCCGCTCAAGGGGCTCAACTGGTTCTTCGACCATGCCGAAACGATCAGCGAACGCAATATCGACCGGATCGCCGCACTGGGCGGCGGGATCGCGGTTCAGCATCGCATGGCCTTTCAGGGCGAATATTTCGTCGAGCGTTATGGCGCAAAGGCCGCGGAGACAACGCCGCCGATCAAACGTATGATGGATGCAGGCGTACCTGTGGGCGCGGGCACCGATGCCACCCGCGTCGCCAGCTACAATCCCTGGGTGTCGCTCAGCTGGCTCGTGACGTCAAAGACGGTGGGCGGGCTGACGCTTTATCCCACCCGTAACCGGCTCGATCGTGAGACTGCGCTCCGGCTGTGGACCGAGAAGAACAGCTGGTTCTCCAACGAGGTCGGCAAAAAGGGACAGATCAAGGTTGGACAACTGGCCGATCTAGCGCTGCTTTCGGACGATTATTTCAGCGTGCCGGAGAGCGAGATTGCGCATCTGCACTCGGTCCTGACCGTGCTGGGCGGGAAGATCGTCTACGGTGAAGGCAGTTTCGGCCCGCTCGCCCCCGAAGCGCCAAAAGCGATGCCAGACTGGTCCCCGGTCGCGACCTTCGGCGGCCACTGGCGGCGAGATGAAGCGGCAAAGAAGCTGGCTTCGGCCTGCGGATGCGCCTCCGCCTGTAACGTTCATGGCCACGATCATGCCGCAGCGCTCGGCGGCAGTATGCCGACCGCCGACGTCCAGAGCTTCTGGGGCGTCATGGGATGTGGCTGCTGGGCCGTCTGA
- the rlmN gene encoding 23S rRNA (adenine(2503)-C(2))-methyltransferase RlmN yields the protein MLSSASPLMPIPGAIDPVPVPRAVTPREDGRTDLMGLSRPQIKSALEEAGLDAKQAKLRSKQLFHWLYHRGETDFGAMTDLAKPMRGWMAERFIVGRPEVVEAQVSNDGTRKWLLRSDDGQDYEMVFIPDADRGTLCVSSQVGCTLNCRFCHTGTMRLVRNLTPGEIVGQVMLARDALGEWPKGSMASANDDEADDSSQYSPDGRMLTNIVMMGMGEPLYNFDNVRDALKVVMDGDGLALSKRRITLSTSGVVPMMARAGEEIGVNLAVSLHGVTKDVRDELVPLNKKFGIEQLLQACADYPNANNARRITFEYVMIKDKNDSDEDARELVRLLRHYKLPAKVNLIPFNPWPGTDYECSTPERIKRFSEIVFEGGISAPVRTPRGRDIMAACGQLKSASEKKSRAELDRLAAEKQAALG from the coding sequence ATGCTTTCATCCGCCAGCCCCTTGATGCCGATTCCCGGCGCTATTGACCCTGTGCCCGTGCCGCGCGCTGTCACCCCTCGCGAAGATGGGCGCACCGACCTGATGGGTCTGTCGCGCCCGCAGATCAAAAGCGCGCTGGAGGAAGCAGGCCTCGACGCCAAGCAGGCCAAGCTGCGGTCGAAGCAGCTGTTCCACTGGCTCTATCATCGCGGTGAAACCGATTTCGGCGCCATGACCGACCTTGCCAAGCCGATGCGCGGCTGGATGGCGGAGCGCTTCATCGTGGGGCGTCCCGAGGTCGTCGAAGCGCAGGTGTCGAACGATGGCACCCGCAAATGGCTGCTCCGGTCGGACGATGGGCAGGACTATGAGATGGTGTTCATCCCGGACGCCGATCGCGGAACGCTCTGCGTATCGAGCCAGGTGGGCTGCACGCTCAACTGCCGTTTCTGCCACACGGGCACGATGCGCCTCGTGCGCAACCTGACGCCGGGCGAAATTGTCGGGCAGGTCATGCTGGCCCGCGATGCGCTGGGCGAATGGCCCAAGGGCAGCATGGCGTCCGCCAATGATGACGAAGCGGACGATAGCTCTCAATATAGCCCCGACGGCCGCATGCTGACCAACATCGTGATGATGGGCATGGGCGAGCCGCTTTATAATTTCGATAATGTGCGCGACGCGCTGAAGGTCGTCATGGACGGCGACGGCCTCGCTCTGTCAAAGCGGCGTATCACCCTCTCCACCTCCGGCGTGGTGCCGATGATGGCTCGCGCCGGGGAAGAGATTGGCGTCAACCTCGCCGTGTCGCTCCATGGCGTGACCAAGGATGTGCGTGACGAACTGGTGCCGCTTAACAAGAAATTCGGGATAGAACAGCTGCTGCAAGCCTGCGCCGACTATCCAAACGCGAATAATGCGCGCCGCATCACGTTCGAATATGTGATGATCAAGGACAAGAATGACAGCGACGAGGACGCGCGCGAACTGGTTCGCCTGCTGCGTCACTACAAGCTGCCTGCCAAGGTCAACCTGATCCCCTTCAACCCCTGGCCGGGCACCGACTATGAATGTTCGACGCCCGAACGGATCAAGCGCTTTTCGGAGATCGTGTTCGAAGGCGGCATCTCCGCCCCGGTGCGAACGCCGCGCGGACGGGACATCATGGCCGCCTGCGGGCAGCTCAAGTCCGCGAGCGAGAAGAAGAGCCGGGCGGAACTGGACCGGCTGGCGGCGGAAAAGCAGGCTGCGCTGGGGTAA
- a CDS encoding alpha/beta fold hydrolase: protein MTSPAISSSVTTADGTQIFYKDWGSKDAQPIMFHHGWPLSSDDWDAQMLFFLSKGYRVVAHDRRGHGRSAQVDFGHDMDHYAADAAAVAKHLDLRNAIHIGHSTGGGEVAAYVARFGIPQGRVAKAVLVSAVPPIMLKTDRYPGGLPMDVFDGLRASLAANRSQFFQDVAAGPFYGFNREGAEVKPAVIDTWWRQGMMGSALAHYEGIKAFSETDQTDDLKAITVPTLVLHGDDDQVVPYKNAGVLQAELLPDAALKIYENFSHGMLTVNADVLNADILAFIQA, encoded by the coding sequence ATGACCAGCCCCGCCATTTCCAGCTCCGTCACTACCGCCGACGGCACACAGATCTTCTACAAGGACTGGGGCAGCAAGGACGCCCAGCCCATCATGTTCCATCACGGCTGGCCGCTTTCGTCCGACGACTGGGACGCGCAGATGCTGTTCTTCCTGTCGAAGGGCTATCGCGTCGTAGCCCATGATCGCCGTGGACACGGTCGCTCGGCTCAGGTCGATTTCGGGCATGACATGGATCATTATGCCGCCGATGCGGCCGCAGTCGCCAAGCATCTGGATCTGCGTAACGCTATCCACATCGGCCATTCCACCGGCGGCGGCGAAGTGGCGGCCTATGTCGCTCGCTTCGGCATCCCGCAAGGGCGTGTCGCCAAGGCCGTGCTGGTGAGCGCGGTGCCGCCGATCATGCTGAAGACGGATCGCTATCCCGGCGGCCTTCCCATGGATGTATTTGACGGCCTGCGCGCCAGCCTCGCCGCCAACCGCTCGCAATTCTTCCAGGATGTCGCCGCCGGGCCTTTCTATGGCTTCAACCGTGAGGGCGCGGAAGTGAAGCCCGCCGTCATCGACACTTGGTGGCGGCAGGGCATGATGGGCAGCGCGCTCGCCCATTATGAAGGCATAAAGGCCTTTTCCGAAACCGACCAGACCGACGACCTCAAAGCAATCACCGTGCCAACGCTGGTGCTGCACGGCGATGACGACCAGGTCGTGCCGTACAAGAATGCGGGCGTGCTACAGGCCGAACTGCTGCCGGACGCTGCGCTGAAGATTTATGAGAATTTCTCGCATGGCATGCTGACGGTCAACGCCGACGTCTTGAACGCCGACATTCTGGCCTTCATTCAGGCTTGA
- a CDS encoding DoxX family protein: protein MNRTVQRRATAPVATNPIAAPARTTNAPRFVTVILDWRPTWFLARLALVGAYLLGGIVKLTDWPSAVAEQAHFGMTPRAFWAALTIGIELVGPMLILSGRLVWLGAGMLGVFTLLAAFTANAFWAMPTGQERFMATNAFFEHIGLIGGFVLVALVARGWRPHA from the coding sequence ATGAACCGCACCGTTCAAAGGAGGGCGACCGCTCCGGTCGCCACCAATCCCATCGCTGCGCCCGCTCGAACCACCAACGCACCCCGCTTCGTCACCGTGATCCTCGACTGGCGTCCCACATGGTTCCTGGCCCGCCTCGCACTGGTAGGTGCTTACCTGCTGGGCGGCATCGTCAAGCTCACCGACTGGCCCTCAGCCGTCGCGGAGCAGGCGCATTTTGGCATGACGCCGCGCGCCTTCTGGGCGGCACTCACCATCGGCATAGAACTTGTCGGACCGATGCTGATCCTCAGCGGCCGACTGGTCTGGCTGGGCGCGGGCATGCTGGGGGTGTTCACCCTGCTCGCCGCGTTTACCGCGAACGCCTTCTGGGCGATGCCGACGGGGCAGGAGCGCTTCATGGCGACCAATGCCTTTTTCGAACATATCGGCCTGATCGGCGGCTTCGTGCTCGTTGCACTCGTCGCCCGGGGGTGGCGGCCCCATGCTTAG
- the dnaN gene encoding DNA polymerase III subunit beta, whose protein sequence is MKATIERATLLKSLSHVQSVVERRNTIPILSNVLIEASADGAIKLMATDLDLQIVESVSAHVEQPGATTISAHTLFDIARKLPEGSQVSLQAAEGKMLIQAGRARFNLSTLPRDDFPVIAEGDLPTSFELPAETLKQIIDKTRFAISTEETRYYLNGIYFHVSDDGQPVLKAAATDGHRLARVTVPRPDGADGMPGIIIPRKCIGELRKLLDEVEGSVQITLSASKIRFGLGSAILTSKLIDGTFPDYSRVIPTANDKLLKIDPRSFEEGVDRVATIATEKTRAVKMTLDRDKITLSVTSPENGTAAEEVPGAFQGEGFDIGFNARYLLDILGQIDSETVELHLADAAAPTLIRENDRSPALYVLMPMRV, encoded by the coding sequence ATGAAGGCCACCATCGAACGCGCCACGCTCCTCAAGAGCCTCAGCCACGTCCAGTCGGTGGTCGAGCGGCGCAATACGATTCCGATCCTGTCCAACGTGCTGATCGAAGCGTCTGCCGATGGCGCGATCAAGCTGATGGCGACCGACCTCGACCTCCAGATTGTCGAAAGCGTGTCCGCGCATGTGGAACAGCCCGGCGCGACGACCATTTCGGCCCACACGCTGTTCGACATCGCCCGCAAGCTGCCCGAAGGGTCGCAGGTGTCGCTGCAAGCGGCGGAAGGCAAGATGCTGATCCAAGCGGGCCGCGCTCGCTTCAATCTGTCGACCCTGCCGCGCGATGACTTCCCGGTGATCGCGGAAGGCGACCTGCCGACCAGCTTCGAACTGCCCGCAGAGACGCTGAAGCAGATCATCGACAAGACGCGCTTCGCCATCTCGACCGAAGAGACGCGCTATTATCTGAACGGCATTTATTTCCATGTGTCGGATGATGGCCAGCCGGTTCTGAAAGCAGCGGCCACCGATGGCCACCGCCTCGCTCGCGTCACCGTGCCGCGTCCCGATGGCGCCGATGGCATGCCGGGCATCATCATACCCCGCAAGTGCATCGGTGAACTGCGCAAGCTGCTCGACGAGGTCGAAGGTTCGGTGCAGATCACCCTCTCGGCGAGCAAGATCCGCTTTGGGCTTGGCAGCGCGATCCTGACAAGCAAGCTGATCGACGGCACTTTCCCCGATTACAGCCGCGTGATCCCCACCGCGAACGACAAGCTGCTCAAGATCGACCCGCGCAGCTTCGAGGAAGGCGTGGACCGCGTCGCTACGATCGCGACGGAAAAGACCCGCGCGGTCAAGATGACGCTCGATCGCGACAAGATCACCTTGTCAGTGACCAGCCCCGAAAACGGCACGGCGGCCGAAGAAGTGCCGGGTGCGTTTCAGGGCGAGGGTTTCGATATTGGCTTCAACGCCCGTTATCTGCTCGACATTCTGGGCCAGATCGACAGCGAGACGGTCGAACTACACCTCGCCGACGCGGCAGCGCCGACGCTCATTCGGGAAAATGATCGCAGCCCTGCGCTCTATGTCCTGATGCCGATGCGCGTTTAG
- a CDS encoding XapX domain-containing protein codes for MKAYILSLGAGLIVGIIYSLMGVRSPAPPVIALVGLAGILLGEQIIPVAQRLSSLPELSRFVRQDCMNHVLGKLPTNEKRDG; via the coding sequence ATGAAAGCCTATATTCTTTCCCTCGGCGCCGGCCTCATCGTCGGTATCATTTACAGCCTGATGGGCGTTCGCTCTCCCGCACCGCCGGTGATCGCTCTGGTCGGACTGGCGGGGATCCTGCTCGGTGAGCAGATCATCCCGGTCGCGCAACGCCTGAGCAGCCTGCCGGAACTGTCGCGTTTTGTGCGCCAGGATTGCATGAACCACGTTCTTGGCAAGCTGCCGACCAACGAAAAGCGCGACGGATGA